The DNA sequence ACGTCGTCCTCGGCCGTCTGGCGACCCAGGTCGCCGCTCTGCTCCGTGGGAAGCACAAGCCGACCTTCGCCCCGCACGTGGACAACGGCGACTTCGTCATCGTCATCAACGCTGACAAGGTCGCCCTGACCGGGAGCAAGCGCGAGAAGAAGCTTGCCTACCGCCACTCCGGCTACCCGGGCGGGCTGAAGGCCACCACCTACGCCGAGCTGCTCGAGAAGCGGCCCGACCGCGCCGTGGAGAAGGCCGTCCGCGGCATGCTCCCGAAGAACAGCCTGGGCCGGGCCCAGATCGGCAAGCTGAAGGTCTACGCCGGTGCGGAGCACCCGCACGCCGCGCAGCAGCCGCAGACCTTCCAGATCACCCAGGTCGCCCAGTAAGCGCGTGAGCGCTCGCGGCACCGCAGAGACAAGGACCGAGGAGAACTGTGGCTGAGACCACCGCCGAGTACGAGCTGGAGGACGAGAACGTCCCCGCCAGCTACACCACCGAGAGCGAGGCCGGTCAGGCCGGGCAGGGCCAGTCCCTGACCGCGCCGGGCCAGGCGCTCGGGCGCCGCAAGGAGGCCGTCGCCCGCGTGCGCCTCATCCCGGGCACCGGGGAGTGGAAGATCAACGGGCGCTCGCTCGAGGACTACTTCCCCAACAAGCTGCACCAGCAGCTCGTCCGCTCGCCGTTCACGCTGCTGGACATCGAGGGCCGGTTCGACGTCGTGGCCCGCATCCACGGCGGCGGGATCTCCGGCCAGGCCGGCGCCCTGCGCATGGGCATCGCCCGCGCGCTGAACGAGATCGACCGCGACTCCAACCGCGCATCGCTGAAGAAGGCCGGCTTCCTCACGCGCGACGACCGCACGGTCGAGCGCAAGAAGGCCGGTCTGAAGAAGGCCCGCAAGGCCCCGCAGTACTCCAAGCGCTGATCCCAGCGCCTGGCCCGCGGCCCCGCACCGTCGACGGTGCGGGGCCGCGGCGCGTCCGGGCGGCCCCCGCCCGTGGCACCATGGTCCGCGGTACCGGCGCACGCCCGGCCCGCGGCGCGGCGCCCGGGCGTGCGCGCCAGCGAACGCTCACGGAGGTAGCACATGGCACGGCTCTTCGGCACCGACGGCGTACGGGGGCTCGCCAACCGCGACGTCACCGCTGAGCTCGCGCTGGGCCTCGGGGCCGCCGCCGCCCAGGTCCTGACCGCCTCGGGCGACTTCGCCGAGCGCCGTCCCCGGGCGGTCATCGGCCGGGACACCCGCATCTCCGGGGAGTTCCTCTCCTCCGCGCTCGGTGCCGGGCTGGCCAGCGCCGGGGTGGACGTCACCGACGTCGGCGTGCTGCCCACCCCCGGGGTGGCGCACCTCACCGCCAGCACCGACGTCGACCTCGGCGTCGTCGTCTCGGCGTCCCACAACGCGATGCCCGACAACGGCATCAAGTTCTTCGCCCGCGGCGGGTACAAGCTCGACGACGTCGTCGAGGACGCCATCGAGGCCAGGCTCGGCCAGGCCTGGGCCCGGCCCACCGGCGACGGCGTCGGCTCGATCTCCACCGAGACCGCGCTGGCGGACCGCAGCTACATC is a window from the Georgenia muralis genome containing:
- the rplM gene encoding 50S ribosomal protein L13; amino-acid sequence: MRTYTPKPGDVTKNWYVIDATDVVLGRLATQVAALLRGKHKPTFAPHVDNGDFVIVINADKVALTGSKREKKLAYRHSGYPGGLKATTYAELLEKRPDRAVEKAVRGMLPKNSLGRAQIGKLKVYAGAEHPHAAQQPQTFQITQVAQ
- the rpsI gene encoding 30S ribosomal protein S9, which encodes MAETTAEYELEDENVPASYTTESEAGQAGQGQSLTAPGQALGRRKEAVARVRLIPGTGEWKINGRSLEDYFPNKLHQQLVRSPFTLLDIEGRFDVVARIHGGGISGQAGALRMGIARALNEIDRDSNRASLKKAGFLTRDDRTVERKKAGLKKARKAPQYSKR